Proteins from one Phyllobacterium zundukense genomic window:
- a CDS encoding shikimate dehydrogenase family protein, whose amino-acid sequence MTSYSPATSPTLYFIGVTTGISSIMKVFPAWAQYLGLESAVIKGIDFKLHDDPAAYREAVAFIRDDPLALGALVTTHKIDLFHACRDMFDGIDPLAQLMGETSCISKRDGKLICHAKDPISSGLAIDDFLGEQYFAGSAAHLFCMGAGGSTIAITWHLMRRSRGEDVPGRILVSDRMQERLDEIRRIHEQIVSVVPIEYVLASETGANDDVLRALNPGSLVINATGLGKDAPGSPLSNACQFPERSVVWDLNYRGDLIFLGQARSQQQSRNLQIVDGWTYFLHGWTQVIAEVFNIEIPVAGPSFDRISAIALEASER is encoded by the coding sequence GTGACCTCTTACTCACCAGCGACGTCGCCCACCCTTTACTTCATCGGCGTCACAACCGGCATAAGCTCCATCATGAAGGTGTTTCCCGCATGGGCCCAGTATCTCGGGCTTGAAAGCGCTGTCATCAAGGGCATCGATTTCAAGCTTCATGACGATCCTGCCGCCTACCGCGAAGCTGTGGCGTTCATTCGGGACGATCCCCTTGCTCTCGGCGCGCTGGTGACGACTCACAAAATCGATCTCTTTCACGCTTGCCGCGATATGTTCGACGGCATCGATCCGCTCGCACAATTGATGGGTGAAACAAGCTGCATCTCCAAACGTGATGGCAAGCTGATCTGTCATGCGAAAGATCCCATTTCGTCCGGGCTTGCCATCGATGACTTTCTCGGCGAGCAGTATTTTGCTGGTAGTGCAGCTCATCTCTTCTGCATGGGCGCAGGCGGCTCCACAATTGCGATCACCTGGCACCTGATGCGGCGTTCGCGCGGTGAGGATGTCCCCGGAAGGATACTCGTGTCCGACCGCATGCAGGAACGGCTGGATGAAATCCGCCGCATTCATGAACAGATCGTGAGCGTCGTCCCCATAGAGTACGTCCTGGCCTCTGAGACTGGAGCGAACGACGATGTGTTGCGCGCGCTCAATCCGGGCTCTCTCGTCATCAATGCGACGGGCCTCGGCAAGGATGCACCAGGCTCGCCATTGTCCAACGCCTGCCAATTTCCCGAACGTTCTGTGGTATGGGACCTCAACTATCGAGGCGATCTGATTTTTCTCGGCCAGGCACGCAGCCAGCAACAGAGCCGTAATCTGCAGATTGTGGATGGCTGGACCTACTTCCTGCATGGCTGGACGCAGGTAATCGCTGAAGTCTTCAATATTGAAATCCCTGTGGCGGGGCCGTCGTTCGATCGCATTTCCGCAATCGCTCTCGAAGCATCGGAGCGATAG
- a CDS encoding glucose-6-phosphate isomerase produces MTTLREPVACLVDPYAGGMSGHTGRYEKRLSDLAGIYENIQAHGALVKSLNDPVVYNVEDFQPGSHAGDLNYGVTRMNPGRVDREFFLTRGHIHAKADRPEIYYGQSGRGLIQLESPEGETRIVEITAQTICYVPPYWIHRSINIGETDLVMVFAYPSDSGQDYSIIQKSNGMRHRVMSSGEGWELVDNTSYNPRTGEEVAALMKNYT; encoded by the coding sequence TTGACCACGTTGCGCGAACCGGTCGCCTGCCTCGTAGACCCTTATGCCGGCGGAATGAGCGGGCACACCGGCCGTTATGAAAAGCGCTTGAGCGACCTCGCCGGGATCTATGAGAACATACAAGCGCATGGGGCGCTCGTAAAAAGCCTGAATGATCCTGTCGTCTACAATGTCGAAGATTTTCAACCGGGCTCGCATGCCGGCGACCTTAATTACGGCGTCACCCGCATGAATCCCGGGCGCGTCGACAGGGAGTTTTTCCTCACGCGCGGTCACATTCATGCGAAGGCGGATCGGCCGGAGATTTATTATGGTCAAAGCGGTCGCGGTCTCATACAGTTGGAATCGCCGGAGGGCGAGACACGCATCGTGGAAATCACGGCGCAGACCATCTGCTATGTTCCGCCATACTGGATTCACCGTTCCATCAACATCGGTGAAACGGACCTTGTGATGGTCTTCGCTTACCCTTCCGATAGCGGCCAGGATTACAGCATCATCCAAAAATCAAACGGAATGCGCCATCGCGTTATGAGTAGTGGTGAGGGGTGGGAACTGGTGGACAACACCTCTTATAACCCACGAACAGGCGAAGAGGTCGCTGCGCTCATGAAGAATTATACCTGA
- a CDS encoding carbohydrate ABC transporter permease translates to MTRNDPIKHFFIWPALLIVLVISIFPLIYSLTTSFMSLRLVPPIPPRFVGFGNYAELLQNPRFWHVAWTTTIIAFISVALQYVIGFSVALALNRNVPGEGLFRVSFLLPMLVAPVAVALIARQILNPTMGPLNELMTFFGFPNLPFLTQTRWAIGAIISVEVWQWTPFVMLMLLAGLQTLPDDVYEAAALENASSWQQFWGITFPMMLPISVAVVFIRLIESYKIIDTVFVMTGGGPGISTETLTLFAYQEGFKKFNLGYTSALSFLFLMVITVIGLVYLAILKPYLEKHK, encoded by the coding sequence ATGACACGAAATGATCCGATCAAGCATTTCTTCATCTGGCCGGCGCTGCTGATCGTCCTGGTGATTTCCATATTTCCGTTGATCTATTCGCTGACGACCAGTTTCATGAGCTTGCGGCTCGTCCCGCCAATTCCGCCAAGATTCGTCGGATTCGGCAACTATGCTGAACTTCTGCAAAATCCACGGTTCTGGCACGTGGCGTGGACCACGACGATTATCGCCTTCATCTCCGTCGCCTTGCAGTATGTGATCGGCTTCTCCGTGGCGCTCGCGCTCAACCGAAATGTTCCGGGCGAGGGTCTGTTCCGCGTCAGTTTTTTGCTGCCGATGCTTGTAGCGCCCGTCGCCGTCGCTTTGATCGCGCGGCAAATCCTCAACCCGACCATGGGGCCGCTCAATGAGCTGATGACATTTTTCGGCTTTCCCAACCTGCCCTTCCTGACACAGACGAGATGGGCAATCGGGGCGATTATTTCGGTTGAGGTCTGGCAATGGACGCCCTTCGTCATGCTGATGTTGCTTGCAGGGCTGCAGACCTTGCCAGATGATGTCTACGAGGCCGCAGCGCTTGAGAATGCCAGCTCATGGCAGCAGTTCTGGGGGATCACCTTCCCGATGATGCTGCCAATTTCGGTGGCGGTGGTGTTTATCCGGCTGATCGAGAGCTACAAGATTATCGATACGGTGTTTGTCATGACCGGTGGGGGCCCAGGGATTTCAACCGAAACCCTGACGCTGTTCGCCTACCAGGAAGGCTTCAAGAAGTTCAATCTTGGTTACACGTCGGCGCTGTCTTTCCTGTTCCTGATGGTCATCACGGTTATCGGCCTTGTCTATCTCGCGATCCTGAAGCCCTATCTGGAGAAACACAAATGA
- a CDS encoding carbohydrate ABC transporter permease translates to MSVRDLKGNGRWWALAGCLLWLAFTFFPLYWVAITSFKSPLGVVGGPTYLPFVDFEPTLTAWSELLSGQRGQFYNTFMASTIVGLSASVIATAIGSMAAYALVRFTFEVKLLTGVIFVVVAFGGYLLGRHVAGLGQATSLIYAFVAALALAIGSSRIRLPGPILGNDDIVFWFVSQRMFPPIVAAFALFLMYTEMGKLGFKLVDTYTGLTFAYVAFSLPIVIWLMRDFFAALPIEVEEAAMVDNVPSWRIFFGIVVPMSKPGLIATFMITLAFVWNEFLFALFLTNTRWQTLPILVAGQNSQRGDEWWSISAAALVAIIPMVIMAGILSRLMRSGLLLGAIK, encoded by the coding sequence ATGAGTGTGAGGGACCTGAAGGGAAATGGACGCTGGTGGGCGCTTGCAGGCTGCCTGCTTTGGCTGGCGTTCACCTTCTTCCCGCTCTATTGGGTGGCGATAACGTCGTTCAAATCACCATTGGGCGTTGTTGGCGGGCCGACATACCTGCCTTTTGTCGATTTTGAACCGACATTGACAGCCTGGAGCGAACTTTTGTCGGGCCAGCGCGGACAGTTCTACAACACCTTCATGGCATCGACGATCGTCGGCCTTTCGGCCTCGGTCATCGCAACGGCGATAGGTTCGATGGCAGCCTATGCCCTCGTGAGGTTCACCTTCGAGGTCAAACTTCTGACGGGCGTTATATTCGTCGTAGTGGCTTTCGGTGGATACCTGCTCGGACGACACGTTGCGGGTCTCGGTCAAGCGACATCGCTCATCTATGCCTTTGTCGCAGCCCTCGCACTCGCTATCGGCTCCAGCCGGATACGGCTCCCCGGTCCCATTTTAGGCAACGACGACATTGTCTTCTGGTTCGTCAGCCAGCGCATGTTTCCGCCGATCGTCGCAGCATTCGCGTTGTTTCTGATGTATACTGAAATGGGAAAGCTCGGGTTCAAGCTCGTCGATACCTATACCGGCCTGACCTTCGCCTATGTCGCTTTTTCACTACCGATCGTGATCTGGCTGATGCGCGATTTCTTTGCCGCATTGCCCATCGAGGTGGAGGAAGCGGCGATGGTGGATAATGTTCCCTCGTGGAGAATATTCTTTGGCATCGTGGTGCCAATGTCGAAGCCAGGACTGATAGCGACGTTCATGATTACGCTAGCGTTTGTCTGGAACGAGTTTTTGTTTGCGCTGTTTCTGACGAACACCAGGTGGCAGACTCTTCCGATTCTCGTTGCGGGTCAAAACAGCCAGCGCGGTGACGAATGGTGGTCGATTTCGGCGGCTGCCTTGGTTGCAATCATACCCATGGTTATCATGGCTGGAATTCTGAGCAGGCTGATGCGATCCGGCCTGCTTCTGGGAGCGATAAAATAA
- a CDS encoding ABC transporter substrate-binding protein — MRRLLLSTTAAGLLAIAGTSSALACDPDYTGITLTATTQTGPYIASALQLAAKGWTEKTCGKVNIVEFPWSELYPKIVTSLTSGEDTFDVIAFAPAWAPDFTDYLSEMPKAMQSGADWEDIAPVYREQLMVWNGKVLSQTMDGDAHTYTYRIDLFDKPENQTAFKVKYGYDLAPPKTWKQYLDIAEFFQQPANGLWGTAEAFRRGGQQFWFLFSHVAGYTSHPDNPGAMFFDPDTMDAQVNNPGWVRGLEEYIKASKLAPPNALNFSFGEVNAAFAGGQVAESIGWGDTGVIGADPKQSKVAGNVGSASLPGSDEIWNYKTKKWDKFDNVIQTSFMAFGGWQAAVPASSKNQDAAWDYIKFLSSPAVSGQAAITGGTGVNPYRISHTTNADLWSKIFSPREAKEYLGAQKDAVTAKNTALDMRLPGYFSYTEILEIELSKALAGEVTPQQALDTVAQGWNKLTDDFGRDKQLAAYRSSMGLPAK, encoded by the coding sequence ATGAGAAGATTGCTATTGAGTACTACGGCTGCAGGTCTGCTCGCGATAGCCGGGACATCATCGGCGCTTGCCTGCGATCCCGACTATACCGGCATCACCTTGACAGCGACGACGCAGACCGGACCATATATCGCTTCCGCGCTACAGCTTGCCGCCAAGGGCTGGACGGAGAAAACCTGCGGCAAAGTGAACATCGTCGAATTTCCATGGTCGGAGCTCTATCCGAAGATCGTAACATCGCTGACATCGGGCGAAGACACATTCGACGTGATCGCCTTCGCACCGGCCTGGGCGCCGGATTTCACCGACTATCTGTCGGAAATGCCCAAGGCTATGCAGTCCGGTGCGGACTGGGAGGATATCGCTCCAGTTTATCGTGAACAGCTGATGGTCTGGAATGGCAAGGTTCTGTCGCAGACGATGGACGGCGATGCGCATACCTATACCTACCGTATCGATCTGTTTGACAAGCCGGAAAACCAGACGGCATTCAAAGTCAAGTATGGCTACGATCTGGCGCCGCCAAAAACCTGGAAGCAGTATCTCGATATCGCTGAATTCTTCCAGCAGCCAGCGAACGGACTGTGGGGTACGGCAGAGGCTTTCCGCCGCGGCGGACAGCAATTCTGGTTCCTCTTCAGCCATGTTGCCGGATATACAAGCCATCCGGACAATCCGGGCGCCATGTTCTTTGATCCGGACACGATGGATGCCCAGGTTAACAATCCTGGCTGGGTACGCGGGCTTGAGGAGTACATAAAGGCGTCCAAGCTCGCACCGCCTAACGCGCTGAATTTTTCCTTCGGCGAAGTCAATGCAGCATTCGCCGGTGGTCAGGTGGCGGAGTCGATTGGCTGGGGTGATACCGGCGTTATTGGTGCCGATCCCAAGCAATCAAAGGTCGCCGGCAATGTCGGCTCGGCATCCCTGCCGGGTTCTGACGAAATATGGAACTACAAGACCAAGAAGTGGGACAAGTTCGATAACGTAATCCAGACATCGTTCATGGCGTTCGGCGGGTGGCAGGCGGCTGTTCCCGCTTCATCCAAAAATCAGGATGCGGCTTGGGACTATATCAAGTTCCTGTCCAGTCCCGCTGTGTCAGGACAGGCGGCGATCACCGGTGGCACGGGGGTCAACCCGTATCGCATCTCGCATACGACCAACGCCGATCTTTGGTCGAAGATATTCTCACCACGTGAGGCCAAGGAATATCTCGGTGCCCAGAAAGATGCCGTCACCGCCAAGAACACGGCGCTTGACATGCGCTTGCCGGGCTATTTCTCCTACACGGAAATTCTGGAGATCGAGCTGTCGAAAGCGTTGGCCGGCGAGGTGACGCCCCAGCAGGCGCTCGATACGGTGGCGCAGGGATGGAACAAGCTGACCGATGATTTTGGCCGCGACAAGCAGCTTGCGGCCTATCGCTCGTCGATGGGCCTCCCGGCAAAATAA
- a CDS encoding ABC transporter ATP-binding protein, which yields MSLVRLQQVTKSFGKVEVIPPLDLVIADKEFVVLVGPSGCGKTTTLRMIAGLEQATSGEIRIGDRDVTNLRPGLRNCSMVFQNYALYPHMTVAENIGYGMKVRGTSKADIETSVANAARILNLGAYLQRKPSALSGGQRQRVAIGRAIVRQPEVFLFDEPLSNLDAKLRIEMRTEIKLLHRRLKTTIVYVTHDQVEAMTMADRVVVMNQGRIEQAADPITLYESPKNLFVAAFIGAPSMNFIEGRLERDGSGLSFRAGNDVTVPIPAHRMQALAPAADEEVVLGIRPEHTMIATGSFPTVPLNVADIEPLGPHTLAIGKTGTAPFTAQVAAGSPIRPDDIVNIPIDVERMHLFLKSTGEALGR from the coding sequence ATGTCCCTAGTGCGTTTGCAACAGGTCACCAAATCGTTCGGCAAAGTCGAGGTTATTCCACCACTTGATCTGGTGATCGCTGACAAGGAATTCGTTGTGCTTGTCGGGCCCTCAGGTTGCGGGAAGACGACAACACTGCGCATGATCGCCGGCCTGGAGCAGGCGACGTCCGGAGAAATCCGCATAGGTGACCGTGATGTCACCAATCTCCGTCCAGGTTTGCGCAACTGTTCGATGGTGTTCCAGAACTATGCGCTTTATCCCCACATGACGGTCGCCGAGAATATTGGCTATGGCATGAAAGTACGGGGTACATCAAAGGCCGACATTGAAACATCGGTCGCAAACGCGGCGCGGATTCTCAACCTCGGCGCATATCTGCAGCGCAAGCCGAGCGCGCTTTCGGGCGGACAACGCCAGCGCGTCGCCATCGGCCGTGCCATTGTGCGCCAGCCGGAAGTCTTTTTGTTCGACGAGCCGCTTTCCAATCTCGATGCCAAGCTGCGTATTGAAATGCGAACCGAGATCAAGCTTCTGCACCGCCGCCTGAAAACTACCATCGTCTATGTGACGCACGACCAAGTAGAGGCGATGACGATGGCTGATCGTGTCGTTGTGATGAACCAGGGACGCATCGAGCAGGCGGCGGACCCGATTACACTCTATGAGTCACCGAAAAATCTGTTTGTCGCTGCATTCATCGGGGCACCGAGCATGAACTTCATTGAAGGTCGGCTTGAGCGGGATGGTAGCGGGCTCAGCTTTCGGGCGGGGAATGATGTGACAGTGCCAATACCGGCACATCGAATGCAAGCGTTGGCACCCGCGGCCGACGAAGAGGTCGTGCTTGGTATCAGGCCGGAGCACACAATGATTGCGACGGGATCGTTTCCAACGGTGCCGTTAAACGTGGCGGATATCGAACCGCTCGGACCCCACACGCTTGCCATCGGCAAGACAGGAACGGCGCCATTCACGGCACAGGTCGCCGCGGGATCGCCGATCCGTCCCGATGATATTGTCAATATTCCGATCGATGTCGAAAGGATGCATCTGTTCTTGAAGAGTACGGGCGAAGCACTTGGCAGGTAA
- a CDS encoding xylulokinase has translation MAGKLTLAIDVGTGSVRSALVDSKGKILVIAAREHEQIVPQFGWSEQRPDDWWQGVVVTIREVLDKVPRARSNIDAIAACGQMHGTVLVDDAGKLVRDTAPLWNDKRTVGYVAAFEKLHRPESYVADSANPATPAWPGFKLQWLRDNDPDAYRRTAAVLMPKDYINLRLSGEIAMDRTDGRASFLMDPQTGEWSDRMIALLGLDRAKLAPLRNPVEILGYVTEKAAIETGLREGTPVLVGAGDYPAALLGSGVCRPGVGSEVMGTSAIITAVSDQPLLDAAVCNVGTVEGNWGAFMLLESGGDAMRWARRAFHEKQLSYSDIVARAEEAPPGSERLFFMPYLAGERLGEHRNVRAQYFGIGASHGLAHMHRAILEGVAFAVKRHINVLDAISGVPLERIIASGGGAKTKLWMRIKASVYNIPILVPAEAECSIIGCAIMAATATGRFANWEASVDAYVSYVDEIIPDPRWSETYAPMQIFFEKLYKHGQALYDDLDRLPQ, from the coding sequence TTGGCAGGTAAGCTCACGCTTGCGATCGATGTAGGCACGGGAAGTGTGCGAAGCGCGCTGGTGGATTCCAAGGGCAAAATCCTCGTGATTGCCGCGCGGGAACACGAGCAGATCGTGCCGCAATTCGGCTGGTCGGAACAGCGGCCCGACGATTGGTGGCAGGGCGTTGTGGTGACGATCCGCGAAGTGCTAGACAAGGTCCCACGTGCGCGTTCCAATATCGATGCCATTGCCGCCTGCGGCCAGATGCACGGTACCGTGCTCGTGGACGATGCCGGCAAACTGGTACGTGATACCGCACCGCTGTGGAACGACAAACGCACAGTCGGCTACGTCGCAGCTTTCGAAAAGCTGCATCGGCCGGAAAGCTACGTCGCTGACTCTGCCAATCCGGCGACTCCAGCCTGGCCGGGTTTCAAGCTACAGTGGCTGCGCGACAATGACCCTGATGCCTACCGGCGGACGGCGGCAGTCCTTATGCCAAAGGACTATATCAATTTGCGGTTGAGCGGCGAAATCGCCATGGACCGGACCGATGGGCGCGCAAGCTTCCTCATGGACCCGCAGACCGGTGAATGGTCAGACAGGATGATAGCGCTTCTCGGCCTCGACAGGGCCAAGCTGGCGCCATTGCGAAATCCGGTAGAGATTCTTGGTTACGTGACCGAAAAAGCAGCGATCGAGACCGGCTTGCGCGAGGGGACGCCGGTCCTTGTTGGGGCAGGGGACTATCCGGCTGCGCTCCTTGGATCGGGTGTGTGCCGTCCGGGCGTCGGGTCGGAGGTCATGGGCACTTCCGCGATCATAACTGCCGTTTCGGATCAGCCGCTGCTTGACGCAGCCGTCTGCAATGTTGGCACTGTCGAAGGTAATTGGGGCGCCTTCATGCTGCTGGAATCGGGCGGGGACGCGATGCGTTGGGCGCGCCGGGCCTTTCACGAAAAGCAGCTATCATATTCCGATATCGTTGCGAGGGCTGAAGAAGCCCCGCCGGGATCGGAAAGGCTATTCTTCATGCCGTATCTGGCGGGTGAGCGGCTTGGCGAACATCGCAATGTGCGTGCGCAATATTTCGGGATAGGTGCATCACACGGGCTTGCGCATATGCACCGTGCAATTCTTGAAGGTGTTGCCTTCGCGGTGAAGCGTCACATCAATGTTCTCGATGCCATTTCGGGGGTGCCCCTTGAACGAATAATCGCTTCCGGCGGCGGCGCGAAGACGAAGCTCTGGATGAGGATCAAGGCCAGCGTCTACAACATACCGATTCTTGTGCCCGCTGAAGCTGAATGTAGCATTATCGGCTGCGCCATCATGGCTGCCACCGCGACCGGGCGCTTTGCCAACTGGGAAGCGTCCGTGGACGCTTATGTTTCCTACGTTGATGAAATAATACCGGACCCGCGTTGGTCCGAAACGTACGCGCCGATGCAGATATTCTTCGAGAAACTTTATAAACACGGTCAAGCGCTCTACGATGATTTGGACCGCTTGCCTCAGTGA